DNA sequence from the Anaeromicrobium sediminis genome:
TCTCAGATATATACGAATAAATAAGGCATTAGAGAATATCCTAGATTTTGCGTAAATGGTTATTAATTATAAAATTTCATGGTGTATTTTTATACAATACAATGTATATATAGCGAGAGGTGGTGATTAAGCTACCCCTCGTTATTTTATTTGAAATTTATTAATATCTTATAAACTTGTACCATATTAATATATATATGAGCATCCTGTATTGAAGACGGTAAACAGTAAAAACTCAATTTAAGAGTCTTCAAACAGGACACAAAACTTGCAGTAACAAATGGATATTTGTTACTACTAGTTTTAGTTAAATTTTCATATTATTACAAATATCAAAAGGAGGGTACTTAATGAAACGAGCACATTTTAAAATTTTTTCTATGATGCTATGCATCCTAATGTTGTTTTCAATGTGTATAAGTTCATCATATGCAATGGATACGGCTTACACAATGGAAACAAACAGTTATAAGAATGGTTTTTCTTTTGGTAGTCAGAACAAAGCAGAAATTGCACAAAACATCTCAGCAATGAAGGAAAAAGCTACTGAAAATAAAATTAGCTTGAAAAAACTTCTAAAAGATGCCAAAGAAGTAGATGAATTCTACAAAGAAATGCTTCCAGAAAAAGTAGAATGGATGCACGGTGTTGCAGATAGCACAAGTATTCCGTATGAAGACATTTTAATCCTAAATACTTTTGATAAAAAAATGGTTGGATTTGAAGGAGAATGCACAACCTTTTTAGCACAAGGAAAAGCTTTGGCCAGTGGGCAAGGAACAATGATTATGAAAAATCGTGATCAAGGAGCAAATGCCCTGTGTGAAATAAGTGTTAAAGAGCCAGCTACATATGGAAATGGAGCTATTTATAGAGCTGCCTATATTGATATTCCACAAGCAGAAAAAACTTACAAAGTTGTAGCAAATCGTACAGCAGGTCGCTGGGGATACGGCATGGGAATTAACGAACATCAAGTTATAGTTGCTGATAACGATGCTCCTAGTAGAGATATATTGGATTTTAAAGCAGGGTTACATGATAATGATGTTGTAAGATTGCTCCTAGAAAGAGCAAAAACAGCAAGGGAAGCCGTGGATATTTTAGGAAAAATTGTAGAAAAATATGGTCAGGCATGGAATGGTATCATGTTTGAAATCGGTGATCCTAATGAATTATGGGTAGTAGAAGTAACAGGTCATCGTTGGGTTGCTAAAAAATACAATGATACTATAAGTGCAAGATCCAATCAATATCAAATCGAAGATGACTATGATTTGTGTTCAGCAGATTTAATAAGCTTTGCAATTGAACAAGGATGGGTAGATGAAGGAACAGAAAAAATAAATTTTAGAAAAGTTTACTCTTGTGACGTAGGATACCCTGACGATAATGATTTATCAAAGCGTAAAAATGTAGAAAAACTCTACAATACAGAAATGCGTTATGAACGAGCAATGGAGCTTCTAAAAGAAAATGAAGGAAATATTACATATTCAATGATGATGAATGGGGCTAGAGATCATTATGATACATATACTTTACCAAGTGGAAAAGTTATTGAATTAAATCAAGTTCCTTTCTATAGTACGGAATATGCAGATTGGGAAAATAAGGAGTTTTTAAATGAAGCACCAAATAGTGATGAAACACCTGCACATATGTATGTTCGTGGCGTATGTGGCCATGACATAGGTTGGGGACGTACTATAGCATCAGCTGTTTTGATTGCCAGACCAAATGTACCAAATGAATTAGGATTGATGTTACATGCTCTTGGAACTCCATGTAAGTCCGTATATGTTCCGTTTTATGTAGGCATTGACAAAGTGCATCCTGATTTTGAAAATCCTACTGCAGCTGTGTTATTTAAAGCAATTGATACAAGAACCTTTGGATTCTATAACATGTATCATGATGCCATGCGCAAACACTTTGACAAGTATGAAGAAAACATGCTGAATAGTTTAGCAGAAATAGAAAAACAGTTTATTTCAGTACAAAATAAAGATGAAGCAAAACAACTTCTTACAGATTTTGTTATAAATAAATGTGACGAAGCACTTAAAACAGGAAAAGCAGTACAGCAAGAAATTACAAATGTAGCAAAGGATTGGTATTCCTGGGAACCAAGAGATATTAACAATTAGAAAGGTGGGTCTAATGACCCCCTTTTTCTTATTTTAACAATCTTTTTCTTAATTTCTCACTTTTGTAAGTAGGAAATAATAGAAAAATAAATAGCATAAATATAAAAATAAATGAATAATAATACAAAATAAAGAAAGAACTTTTCTATTAGGAGGATGATGAACATGGTGAAGATGAATGGTAAAAAGACATTGGCTGTAATACTTATGCTATGTATGATATTTGCATTTTCGGGATGTGGAAAAGAAAAAAGTGGTGCGGATAACACCCCTCTAACGAAGCTTGAAGAAATTAAAAAAGCAGGGAAAATCGTATTAGGTACATCCGCGGACTATCCACCTTATGAATTCCATAAAGAAATCGATGGAAAAGATGCGATTGTAGGATTTGAGATTGAAATGGCAAAAGCAATAGCAGAGGAGATTGGGGTTGAACTTGAGATTAAGGATATAAAATTTGATGGATTATTAGCTGCTTTATTTGCGGATAAAATCGATTTTGTTATTGCAGGAATGACACCAACAGAAGAAAGAGCAAAAAGTGTTGATTTTTCTAAGGAATATTTTGTAGATGAACATAAGGTCTTAATAAAAAGTGAAGATGCAGGAATGATTAAAACAGCAGATGACTTAAAAAATCTAAAAATAGGTGCACAAAAATCATCCATACAGGAAGGTATTGCACAAGGTATTGAAGGCGCAGAATTAAAACTAATCAGTAAAATAACTGATTTAGTATTAGAGGTATCTAATGATAAAATTGATGCCCTTGTTTTAGGAAAGGCAACTGCAGAAGCATATGCAGATAGAAATGAAGACCTTTTTGTACCAGAATTCTCTTTAGGTGGAGGAAATGGTTCTGCAATAGCAATAAAGAAGGGGAATGAAGATTTTGTTAAAGAACTAAATAATATTATAGAAAAACTAAAGAATGAAGGAAAGATTGATGAATTTGTTACATATGCAACGGAATTAGCAAATGAGTAATAAAAAGTAAGAGGAAAATAAAGCAAAAGGCAATAAATCTTATAGCCTTTTGCTTGAAATTTTTAATAGCTCATTTTAAATTCAATAAATTTAAAAATATATAGTACCTATAAGAAATATGGATGTTGATCTATGTGAATTTGATAAAAGTCATAAGTATGAATAGATGAATTTGTTTAAATAGGAGGAGAAAATATTATGAGTAATTGCAAAGATCTAAAATGGACTATCGTAGGAGCTGGAAATGGAGGACAATCTGTTGCAGGACATTTAGGATTCATGGGGTTTGATGTGACTATATATGATATTTGTCGAGAGCCAATAGAAGCAATAAAAAAGCAAGGAGGCGTATTTTTAGAAGGGGTTGTTAAAGGTTTTGGAAGTGTATATGCAACCAATGACTTAGAAGAAGCCATTTTACGTGCAGATATTATTATGGTAATTACTCCAGCATTAGCTCATGGGCATATTGCAAAGGATTGTGCCCCCTATTTAAAAGATGGTCAGGTGATTGTACTTCATCCAGGAGCAACTTTTGGCGCATTGGCATTTTATAAAGTCTTGAAGGATGAAAGTTGTAAGGCGGATATTACAATTGTTGAAACCAGTACACTAATCTATGCATGTCGTCTCAATAAATCTGGCACAGCACGTATATTAGGGATCAAAGATAGACTGCAAATAGCTGCTTTGCCAGCGATTAAAACAGAAGAAGTGGTAGGAATTTTAAAAGGTGCATATCCACAGATAGAAGGACTTGAAAATGTAATGATGACCAGTTTGGACAATACAAATCCTATGATTCATCCTCCAGCCACATTATTTAGTACTTCTTTAGTGGAATCCAATAAAGAATGGTTATTTTATTGGGATGGGATTACAAATTCTATAGGAAATTTCATAGAAGAAATGGATCATGAAAGATTGAATATAGCTAAAA
Encoded proteins:
- a CDS encoding NAD/NADP-dependent octopine/nopaline dehydrogenase family protein, with protein sequence MSNCKDLKWTIVGAGNGGQSVAGHLGFMGFDVTIYDICREPIEAIKKQGGVFLEGVVKGFGSVYATNDLEEAILRADIIMVITPALAHGHIAKDCAPYLKDGQVIVLHPGATFGALAFYKVLKDESCKADITIVETSTLIYACRLNKSGTARILGIKDRLQIAALPAIKTEEVVGILKGAYPQIEGLENVMMTSLDNTNPMIHPPATLFSTSLVESNKEWLFYWDGITNSIGNFIEEMDHERLNIAKKLGYKMDAIKDQYRVEYHAEGENLSEIFRKTDAYSGVYGQKTLKTRYILEDIPMGLVPFVSLGKKLGVKVERMETIIKLSEFMLQQDLTSYGRSFENMGLDKMTMDEIIELVING
- a CDS encoding transporter substrate-binding domain-containing protein, producing MVKMNGKKTLAVILMLCMIFAFSGCGKEKSGADNTPLTKLEEIKKAGKIVLGTSADYPPYEFHKEIDGKDAIVGFEIEMAKAIAEEIGVELEIKDIKFDGLLAALFADKIDFVIAGMTPTEERAKSVDFSKEYFVDEHKVLIKSEDAGMIKTADDLKNLKIGAQKSSIQEGIAQGIEGAELKLISKITDLVLEVSNDKIDALVLGKATAEAYADRNEDLFVPEFSLGGGNGSAIAIKKGNEDFVKELNNIIEKLKNEGKIDEFVTYATELANE
- a CDS encoding C69 family dipeptidase; the protein is MKRAHFKIFSMMLCILMLFSMCISSSYAMDTAYTMETNSYKNGFSFGSQNKAEIAQNISAMKEKATENKISLKKLLKDAKEVDEFYKEMLPEKVEWMHGVADSTSIPYEDILILNTFDKKMVGFEGECTTFLAQGKALASGQGTMIMKNRDQGANALCEISVKEPATYGNGAIYRAAYIDIPQAEKTYKVVANRTAGRWGYGMGINEHQVIVADNDAPSRDILDFKAGLHDNDVVRLLLERAKTAREAVDILGKIVEKYGQAWNGIMFEIGDPNELWVVEVTGHRWVAKKYNDTISARSNQYQIEDDYDLCSADLISFAIEQGWVDEGTEKINFRKVYSCDVGYPDDNDLSKRKNVEKLYNTEMRYERAMELLKENEGNITYSMMMNGARDHYDTYTLPSGKVIELNQVPFYSTEYADWENKEFLNEAPNSDETPAHMYVRGVCGHDIGWGRTIASAVLIARPNVPNELGLMLHALGTPCKSVYVPFYVGIDKVHPDFENPTAAVLFKAIDTRTFGFYNMYHDAMRKHFDKYEENMLNSLAEIEKQFISVQNKDEAKQLLTDFVINKCDEALKTGKAVQQEITNVAKDWYSWEPRDINN